A part of Streptomyces sp. NBC_00557 genomic DNA contains:
- a CDS encoding RNA polymerase sigma factor has translation MSASTSRTLPPEIAESVSVMALIERGKAEGQIAGDDVRRAFEADQIPATQWKNVLRSLNQILEEEGVTLMVSAAEPKRTRKSVAAKSPAKRTATKTVAAKAVTTTRKATASTAAPAAPVAPAVTDSAEEAAPAKKAAAKKTTAKKAAAKKTVAKKTAAKKTTAKKDDVELLEDEVLEDAKVADEPEGAESAGFVLSDEDEDDAPAQQVAAAGATADPVKDYLKQIGKVPLLNAEQEVELAKRIEAGLFAEDKLANADKLAPKLKRELEIIAEDGRRAKNHLLEANLRLVVSLAKRYTGRGMLFLDLIQEGNLGLIRAVEKFDYTKGYKFSTYATWWIRQAITRAMADQARTIRIPVHMVEVINKLARVQRQMLQDLGREPTPEELAKELDMTPEKVIEVQKYGREPISLHTPLGEDGDSEFGDLIEDSEAVVPADAVSFTLLQEQLHSVLDTLSEREAGVVSMRFGLTDGQPKTLDEIGKVYGVTRERIRQIESKTMSKLRHPSRSQVLRDYLD, from the coding sequence GTGTCGGCCAGCACATCCCGTACGCTCCCGCCGGAGATCGCCGAGTCCGTCTCTGTCATGGCGCTCATTGAGCGGGGAAAGGCTGAGGGGCAGATCGCCGGCGACGATGTGCGTCGGGCCTTCGAAGCTGACCAGATTCCGGCCACTCAGTGGAAGAACGTACTGCGCAGCCTCAACCAGATTCTTGAGGAAGAGGGTGTGACGCTGATGGTCAGTGCCGCAGAGCCCAAGCGCACCCGCAAGAGCGTCGCAGCGAAGAGCCCCGCGAAGCGCACCGCCACCAAGACGGTCGCGGCGAAGGCGGTGACCACCACGAGGAAGGCCACCGCCAGCACGGCCGCTCCCGCGGCGCCCGTCGCTCCCGCCGTAACCGATTCCGCCGAGGAAGCCGCCCCCGCCAAGAAGGCCGCGGCCAAGAAGACGACCGCCAAGAAGGCGGCCGCGAAGAAGACCGTCGCGAAGAAGACGGCCGCCAAGAAGACCACGGCCAAGAAGGACGACGTCGAGCTTCTCGAAGACGAGGTGCTTGAGGACGCCAAGGTCGCCGACGAGCCGGAGGGCGCCGAGAGCGCTGGCTTCGTCCTGTCCGACGAGGACGAGGACGACGCGCCCGCGCAGCAGGTTGCCGCGGCCGGCGCCACCGCCGACCCGGTCAAGGACTACCTGAAGCAGATCGGCAAGGTCCCCCTGCTCAACGCCGAGCAGGAGGTCGAACTGGCCAAGCGCATCGAGGCGGGTCTGTTCGCCGAGGACAAGCTGGCCAACGCCGACAAGCTGGCGCCGAAGCTCAAGCGCGAGCTCGAGATCATCGCCGAGGACGGCCGCCGCGCCAAGAACCACCTGCTGGAGGCCAACCTCCGTCTGGTGGTCTCCCTGGCCAAGCGCTACACGGGCCGCGGCATGCTCTTCCTGGACCTCATCCAGGAGGGCAACCTCGGTCTGATCCGCGCGGTCGAGAAGTTCGACTACACCAAGGGCTACAAGTTCTCCACGTACGCCACCTGGTGGATCCGTCAGGCCATCACCCGCGCCATGGCCGACCAGGCCCGCACCATCCGTATCCCGGTGCACATGGTCGAGGTCATCAACAAGCTCGCGCGCGTGCAGCGCCAGATGCTCCAGGACCTGGGCCGTGAGCCCACCCCGGAGGAGCTGGCCAAGGAGCTCGACATGACCCCGGAGAAGGTCATCGAGGTCCAGAAGTACGGCCGCGAGCCCATCTCGCTGCACACCCCGCTGGGCGAGGACGGCGACAGCGAGTTCGGTGACCTCATCGAGGACTCCGAGGCCGTCGTCCCCGCCGACGCCGTCAGTTTCACGCTCCTGCAGGAGCAGCTGCACTCCGTTCTGGACACCCTGTCCGAGCGCGAGGCCGGCGTCGTCTCCATGCGGTTCGGTCTCACCGACGGTCAGCCGAAGACCCTCGACGAGATCGGCAAGGTGTACGGCGTGACGCGTGAGCGCATCCGCCAGATCGAGTCCAAGACCATGTCCAAGCTGCGCCACCCGTCGCGTTCCCAGGTGCTGCGCGACTACCTCGACTAG